The following DNA comes from Cucumis sativus cultivar 9930 chromosome 7, Cucumber_9930_V3, whole genome shotgun sequence.
CTTCTTTAGGTTCTAGTGGAGACCAACGTTAATTTTGGTCGACTTAAGGTCTGTAAGGAAAAGAGTGTTAGAAATGCaataaaaatctcaaataaGCTAAGTAAGGGGATGATCATGAGTTTATTACTAGCTAATGCAACTATCTTTTTGATACGAGACGAGCTTTTGGACATATATCCTTTGACTTTGcttttaatttggtttctGCATGTCGCTCTAAATCTCcatatctaaaattttctaagCACCACTCAAATCCTCATTTCAAATGCATAACTCTCTTTAGTCCATACACTAAGCTTGATAATATCACAAGTGCTTAGCCTACTCGTTTCATAATATTGTGACAAGCAtctaaatacattaattaagaACAACTTATTAACTAAATTTCATACTCGATAGATTGAGTATGAACACACATCATAAGTATTTAACACTCATATTTTACGATTAAGGAGTTCATTAAGATGAAAACAGTCAGTAGGTGATGCCTAAGCGATTTCATTCTAaatcataaactaatcaagtCAACTTTGTGGTACAGAAAATGTTGTGCATGCCACACACCCAACACCCGGTAGCAAGGTTAAACGTGTACGTAACTTCGACTACAAGTTGATCTTTTgctttaaaaagttaatacaCACGAGTGATCAAATTCAACATATAACCAAGCATGGAAGTTAATGAAATCGAACTAGAACGACCGTAAGCATTCAGCAAGAAATACGAAATTAAGCATATATCCTCACAATCAATAGTACTACCACATGAATTTCTTAGTACATACTCGATCCTAAGCTAGCGAACTTACCTTAGCCCGCCACAAATGAGATGTGTTGAGCAgtgatttactttttaaatttagagtaTTCTAAACACACCTCATctaccattaaaaaaaaacccatattCCTGTACcgttattttaatgaaaattaacattaaGAAAGTAAAGTTTTAGAGggtgatttgaaaaaaaatagtaaaaattggTGTTTTCACAAGTATTTAAACAAATGAGtggattttttgttttattagaatgcgtctcttttattattattattttaatcttttctctctcctaacataaaagaagaaaaaatggtagcccatctcatttaatttattatttttaattattattctttttattcttattcttattcttatttttattatttttattgctttattcatgtatataaattatatatatatatacatgctTTTAAATTCGATTTTGTATACTTTTTAAGCAAAATTTTGAGCTTGTAAAAGTACAAAGTTGGAATGCAACATTTGTTCTAAGCTTAccatattaaaagtttaaaataacaaaatctatataaaaataaatattttgtaaaattattttcataaaattaaaaaaaatgatttactttttattcttcaCTCACACCCATATACACACAGttggtttattattgatttatacCTTATgcttaaatttatcatttcatattctattatctttatttttaataacaaataatttctaattttcatgaatttaaaattactattttttttataataaaatgaaacattcGAAAATTGAATCTATACAATATCAAAAGTTACAAAGTTGAAATTGAATCTATGCAATACCAAAAGttataaagttaaaaggaaaagaccttcaaaatataaaaaagatagttaattttattaaaagcagaataaattaaacaataaaattacaatttacCTTCTTACTTCAATATATTGTTccactcattttttttataattaaataataataatttataaaaacgGAGTCTACCACacaaaaggacaaaaaaatcactttattTTACtcaaatagttttgaaaacacccatttttttcaaataacccAGGTGAATAAGTAAATATATGATCACAAAGCCACCAAATATAGGAGGAATTTATTGAATAAACACACACTTAATTTTGAGTATAAAGGTAaccaaattaaagaagaaaacaaagcaaGAATAAaggataaatttgattatattatgtagtttcaaattttaaatcaaatggCTTCATATGTTTGATAGAAGAACTTCATCAATCACCTTGTCCAATTGCTTCCAAGCACAACCACCAAGTTTATATGCTTCTTCACCTTTACTCTTCAAACTCATAACATtctccttcatttttctaCCCTTTTCTCCATCCATTAACTCTCTCACCAACTCCTctacttcatttcttttcacaTTGTTATCAATCTCCATTCCAACCTCCCACACATtgcaacaataataacaatttgtttgttgttcAGCAAAGAAAGGCCAACATATCATTGGAACGCCAGCACATATACTCTCAATAGTTGAATTCCATCCACTATGTGTTAGAAACCCTCCTATTGAAGGATGTTTCAACACTTGTTCTTGACAACACCAACTTGCTATCAAGCTTCTATCTTTAGTTTGCGTTACAAATTCATGAGGCAAAATGGCTGAATCTCCCGCAATTAAATCAGGCCTTGTAATCCACAAAAATGTCTTCCCACTATCTGCTAATCCCCATGCAAATTCAATCAACTGTTGTGGTGTCATCACTGTGATGCTACCAAAATTCACATAAACAACTGAGTTGGGTTGCTTAGAGTTAAGCCACTCAATGCATTCCGATTCCTCAGCCCATAGGTTTGAGCCAATTGCTGTTAGATTTTCATCATCTATTTGGTTGGCAAGCATGTGAAGTGGACCAATGGTGTAAATAGATTGAAGgatagaagaaagagaatCTTTGACATCTCCTTCAATTgcatcaaatgtgtttaatatAATTGCAGATGCTTCTCGAGATCTTTTCATTTGTTGgattataaaattgaagatgaTATCATCTAAATCCGTAGTTCTAAGAAAAGTAGGAAGGTCTCTCAAACGTATATTTTTCATTCCTTGAGTCCATTCTATTGTATTTTCTAATACATCGTCTCGACTCATATCtgttaatcaataaaaatgtcaaaattaaatacacaACTTCCAAACTAAAAGTTAGTTAAATTATGAGTCTAAGTTCACATGGTTGCATATCCTAATAGTTCTCttaagggttttttttatatactttattccaaaattatgtctatatttcttttcattatcttATGTAAGAGTTGCATTGTTAGTCAACTCtcgaaaacaaaattaataagctaagtttttagaaaacatatttgtttttagttttcaatttttgatttagtttttaaaagtcggattattttttaatatagcaacatgaatcaaaatatttataaaatatagtgacATATTACCGTCTATCTCTTATGAATCAGGATAGACTATTATTTGCGTATCATGATAGACACAAATAGTAGTCTGTCGTAGagatatattgtaatattttgttctatttgtagatattttcaaaagttttatcaAGAACAATTATCAAACGACAATCGGAAACATAGTCCTAAAAATTCTtctaaatttaacataaaagtAATAGGAATGAAATCATACTACCTTTGAGTGGTATTAAGCCTTGCTTTATGAGGtcagaaaatttcaaataaccaaGATAGCCACAAGCACTGGAAGTCCAAAGCAAAGCATAAGGGATATTAAATTCATTGGCAGCCAACATAGAGAAAGACATAACAGCATCACCAACAACACAACTAACTGGGGGCATACTGCTAGAAGGAGAAGCTGCTATTGAGTTGAGTTTTGAAATAAGATGACAAAAAGGGGCTAAGCAATTCTTGGAGGTGGATTCACAAAGTGCTGGAAGATCTTGAGTACAGTTGGCATCCGAGTACGGAAGGCCATCAGGAATGGTTCGGAATGTAAAACCTTGCAAGCCATCGAGCGAGTTGGGGCCTCTCGAATTGAGAAGACGACGATGATTGTACTCAGTGTTGACGAAAGTTATGTAGAAACCTTTGTGATGGAGAAGCTTAGCAAGCATTAGCATAGGGGTGATATGGCCTTGGGCTGGATATGGGATACATACAGCATGTGGTTTTTTAGTTTGTGAGATAGAACCCATTTTTGGACTTTCTgtctcttcttccttcttctgaTCTTTCTTTAAATGGTTGCTGCTACTTTGGAGAATTGGAAATGTGATAACTACAACATTTTATAGGCTGCAGAAACAAAATACACGTACATTATTCTGTTAGTTTTTCTCTGGCCAAGATTCAAAATCCGGATTCGACACGTGAGGGCTCCAACGCGCTTCTTTGTGTACGTCCTGAAAACGTCTTCTTTGTTTGTCTTGATCTGATTTTATGAGCGAAGACTACTATCCCAGCCACAGTCCACACATCCAACATGAGTAATTTAAGCATACTTTGTTCTCATTCACATACTattctaagaaaattttaaatgtgtaACTCGAGATAAGAATGCTCTAAGCTAAACAAGTAGACTTCACGTTAAAGTTCTTATGATTgagttagagaaaaaaaagtgcacGATAACTTGTTTTCGATGTGAGTTGATCGAAGTCATCAAATGGAgaatccaaattttgaaacatagacCTAAAGGGATTACAACTCATAATgtcttttttaattctcttttaagttaagaaatttgaaaggaaGGGGTAAAGACATAGACCATTTTTTGTGATTCgttcatctttatttttcttttattatcattGCTTCTTTTAGTGCTACTCAGCATCTTGGAATCATCACATTTTTCTACACATTTTTTAGTGTAGTGatcatatatttgtttcaaatattaaatcataCATGTGTAATTACTAACCactcattaaattaaatgaaaaacgagtctaacttatttataatggtagaatttttctttttttatcaattatcgACAAAGATATATTAATAGATAAATTATCATTGTCAGCTGTTGATAGTGATAGAAAACTAATTGAACTAATTGATATTTAGTATTTGTAGATAGCTTAGTGGTAATTGTATTTGTCGACTTCCTTTCAATCTGAGTTTAAACTTTACctatttagttctttttcaaaaaaaaaaattctaaattacaacTCTAATTCctatcaataaattttctggATACCTCCATATCCAACTTccaataatatgaaaaaaaaagtgtatatatgAATTACATTGGTGTGCTCCATGTTCAAAGAAAGTTTTATTCCCAAACATTAATGGGGCattattgtttgaaattttagtttaattttgttccaTCAAGAATTTGAACATCAAGAGTGGGCATTTATGtgctctatatatatatatgagaatgTGATACTTcgatataattatattgtagGAATATATGATATTGGATacatttggttttttcttgttatataaaattgtaaaatcataccattttttaaaaaattaattaatgttctcaaatgttaaataatgaaaattattgataaaaattctttgaaaaagttatttaaatgctatatttttttaaaatcatagtGCTTGTTTTTTAacagaaataataataatgtgacAATTGTTAATATATACACTAATTAACCATGTCCAAAGTAAAAgcatataaataatagaatgcaaacatattgcaaatataacaacaatttacttcaaataattcataaaaagcatccaaaagaaaatattataatttatcgATGATAAACTTATGTTGTTACAGAAAGGATTGGAAGGATTCGAGTACATAAAGGGTTGGAGGGATCTAACGTTCAAcctcttaaaataaatatcatgtCAATTACCATCAAGTTAAGTTAACTTTGTTATAATTAGATAGAAAtctattaatttgatttatagaTATCTATTTGATATCTATCATCATTGATTCATcgtatttataaactttagtatcatgataatttttttgtgaACATTTAAacagaatggaagaaaaatgaaactagaAAGTGATTAAACTTTATCGATAATATAGAAGCGAtagactatatatattaagtgtTAACGTTCATCATGGTTATAAACTCATATCATCGATATACTTCACTTAGTGATTGAGGTTAACCTAAACTTTTGCCACTCAACATAGTCTAATTCTTGTAAGCGTCAACGTAGTCTATTAACAATAGATTcgttaaaaaaagataagtgGTGTCTATTTCTTGTAAGCATCAATGTAATCAATAAAGACATAATGGATTGTTAAAGCCGATGAAAATCTCAAGACGACTTGGAATATATCAACCTACCATAATTGAATTCGTCTTATTATTAGTGATTCCAATTTTGGAAGATTCATAAACATCTTCTAAATTTGGTACAACCTCAATGTTAATCGCTTCACTTTGGTTTGCTCGATCTCTAATCTAATGTTAATTCAAAATAGGATGACTGAGATAACATTTTAACCAAGTTAATGTAATTAGATgacattattatttgtatctgATGACATAGGTTGTATTGGTCCAATACATTTCTCCATAAACTTGAGTTATAAAAAGATCAGAGAAACCTCACCCTTCAGTTTCTGCATCATTACAAGATTCATAATGAGTTGCACTCAATATTAAAAGACTTTATATGATAATTACTATATAGTTATGTAGGAATTATATTGTGAAGGCCCTACAGATCAAATAAAGTTGCAAACCTAATTATTAAACTTGCAGTGGTTATAGAACGATCGAGATGATTCCACAAGAAATAATGATCTAATTTAGCTTCGCTCTAACTACACTTCAAAACTCAAGGGGTACTTAGGGAGGGGTTCATACCTTACATTAGATGTTGaagttaatgaaaatttagtgTGATATTAATTGGCCTGCAAATTTAAAATGGGAGAGATTAAATGGgtaaaaaatttgtcaaaagaTCTACCCTATGAACTTCAATTCACCTAATTGCTCgataagatatttaatatatcattcaatcaaataattaacgtCGTGTGAACATCAGTCGATCTGAGTTGGTTTTTTGACCAAATTATCATCATTGTACCAACTATGGTTGGTTTAGTGAATGTTCAAATCGACTCCGACTATGAAAGAGTACAAATTAATTGTTGGTCAGTTGGTCGATTTAAGTTCGTTTAAACCTTTGCAATTTTTTACTAATATTGtctgtttgaattttttttaaatcgaCACCATCCGAACATCTCTTATCTTCAATCAATAGTCTTTGCTTCGATCTATTTTGGTCAGTCAACTCAAAACCTAATTGAGACGTTGAttgttcaaatttcaaaaattgacTAAAACAAGCAAGATTACGTATTTGGTCCAACTGTGTGAATGCTATGGTTGGTTGTTAGTGGTGCTTGTCATTGGAGTTGATCATCTAAGGTGGTCTTCTTCGGAGATAGTTATTGGAGCGTAGAGTTGGTTATCAGAGATGGTCATGTTaacgtgtgtgtgtgtgtttcgTGAGGGAAAGCAATGCCATTGAAGCAACTTTCGAGGCGGACAAATCTCATTCACTCGTAAGCAATCCCATCCAAACCGCACGTTTCCCCCCACGTCATTTGGTTTTGAATCAAACCAACTTTTGTTCATTCACCATTCCCTCTCTTCTTTGCTCActgatttttataaatatccCAACCCAAAGGAACAGTTAAAAAAGCAATAGAAATGGCTAATCAAATCACCACCGCTCCTGATCTCTTCACTCCTTACAAGATGGGCAACTTTAATCTATCTCACAGAATCGTATTGGCTCCACTGACAAGACAAAGATCCTACAACAATGTTCCCCAACAACATGCCATCTTGTATTACTCTCAGAGAACCACCAAAGGAGGTTTATTAATAGCTGAGGCCACCGGTGTTTCTGACACTGCCCAAGGGTACctaattaatatcatttttgttttgaatttagaGTATCTTGAATCTGTTATCAATGATCTCATTGACCGATTAATAAGTCAAAGTCTAGAAGCAACTCCTCTAGTGGGTTTTTCGTTGAGAGGACCTAACCTCTTTTGTACACATATTCGTGATATTTACGATTTTGGTTCAACGGTCTAAAAGGGTGCCTTCTATTCCTACTTCACAAGATAACACAATGCTTGTAAATCACACAAATCTTTGTTCgatttctttattgtttacTATACACGTAAATATTTATCTGTGTCGGTTTCTCTAATATGATCTTTCAATTTGTACATGCTTGCAACGAACTTAGTAGTCAGTGTTGGTGAACCACataaatttttggattaattTCTCTGCTGTTTACTATACACGCTTTCTTTTATTCGTTGATTTGGTAGCAAGTTTCTACCTTTACTGTCTTCTTGTTAACCTCCAAGCTATCCTGATACACCTGGGATATGGACAAAAGAACAAATTGAAGCATGGAAACCAATTGTAGATGCTGTTCATTGCAAAGGTGGAACATTCTTTTGTCAGATATGGCATGTAGGCAGAGTTTCAAACTCAGgtgccttttcttttaaagttcTTACTTCAATTTGCACAAAATAACATatcaatcttttctttattttaagaaataagtGTCCATTTTGGCTATATGTATAGATTTTCAACCAAATGGACAGGCTCCAATCTCATCATCAGACAAGCCGCTGGCACCGAAAGTTCGGGCTAATGGAATTGATGTTGCACAATTTACCCCTCCAAGACGTCTAAGGACAGATGAAATCCCTCAAATTGTCAACCATTTTAGGCTTGCTGCTAGGAATGCCATTGAAGCTGGTAAGTCCTGTTTTCTTTTACCTAATGGAAGTCCTGCTGTGATTGgattttaagtttcttttgtGATTACTGATTAAGtctaaaaattcattaaaagcTACAAAAGAGAGAGTGGTAGTTTTCTACTCAGTAgcttattctttcttttcttttcttttcttttttctttttggtgtgTTTTTGCTAACTATATGATACACCTCCGATACTTTATCAGTACAGCagaagaggaaagaaagaagttaTCACGTGCACGTGAGAAGCATGtgataagaataataatgggAAGGGAGTTAGTTACGtttgttagtataaataaaaaaaggtgGTGAGCGGGAAAGTCAGTTAGTATCTTGAATGTGAGGTTAGTTTCTGGTCTTCCTTGAAAGATAGGGAAACAGAGAGAGATATACCATATTGTACTAGGGTTCGTTCTACtctataatcaataacatagTACTGATTTCATATCAATTTGGtttccatcaaattggtatcagagcacaCTGATTCTGGGCAAGGGGAGGAAAGATGGTTCAGACTCGAATcgaagaaaaattagaagcGTTTGATCAGGAGGTGCACGGCATTAAGAAGGAGATCGGTAAGATACCAACAATTGAAAAGACAttgatagaaatataaaaaaatatggaaagaCAGAACCAGATGATGTTGAGAATCATGGAGTCGGCGGCGCAAGATCGGTCGACGATGAGCGAAAAACTATTAGAATTAACTATGTGCAATTCTTCGGCGAAGGAGGTAAGCGAATGCGAAGGATCTTCAAAACGGGAGACTGAAACAAAAAAGGTGGAAAAGAAGACAGACGACGAAAGCGGAAGTGAACgcaacaaattaaagaaagtcGAAATGCCGATTTTCAATGGAGATGATCCTGATAACTGGTTATTCCGCGCAGAAAGGTACTTCCAAATTCATAAACTCActgaatttgagaaattaacTGTATCTACCATTAGCTTTGAGGGCCCTGCATTGAATTGGACTATTAGTACGTTTCCGATCCATGAGAGAAGGATCGCTGTATGGAAGATTTTTACGAATTCAACAGACAACGACAGTGGAAGAATATCGCAATTTGTTCGACAAGTGGGTAGCCCCGTTG
Coding sequences within:
- the LOC101204926 gene encoding 7-deoxyloganetin glucosyltransferase-like: MGSISQTKKPHAVCIPYPAQGHITPMLMLAKLLHHKGFYITFVNTEYNHRRLLNSRGPNSLDGLQGFTFRTIPDGLPYSDANCTQDLPALCESTSKNCLAPFCHLISKLNSIAASPSSSMPPVSCVVGDAVMSFSMLAANEFNIPYALLWTSSACGYLGYLKFSDLIKQGLIPLKDMSRDDVLENTIEWTQGMKNIRLRDLPTFLRTTDLDDIIFNFIIQQMKRSREASAIILNTFDAIEGDVKDSLSSILQSIYTIGPLHMLANQIDDENLTAIGSNLWAEESECIEWLNSKQPNSVVYVNFGSITVMTPQQLIEFAWGLADSGKTFLWITRPDLIAGDSAILPHEFVTQTKDRSLIASWCCQEQVLKHPSIGGFLTHSGWNSTIESICAGVPMICWPFFAEQQTNCYYCCNVWEVGMEIDNNVKRNEVEELVRELMDGEKGRKMKENVMSLKSKGEEAYKLGGCAWKQLDKVIDEVLLSNI